From one Pempheris klunzingeri isolate RE-2024b chromosome 9, fPemKlu1.hap1, whole genome shotgun sequence genomic stretch:
- the tcirg1b gene encoding T cell immune regulator 1, ATPase H+ transporting V0 subunit a3b, whose protein sequence is MGSMFRSEEVCLVQLFLQSGSAYNCVSELGELGLVEFRDLNPNVNAFQRKFVGEVRRCEELEKTFTFLEQEINRSLSPPMKGPLPPPCPTPLAPQPRELITIEEESERLARELKEVSRNRDSLRAQLTQLCQYRGVLTKTHSLTASQAPPPVLESQGLFDNRQDVHLSFVAGVVHPWKVPSFERLLWRACRGYIIVDFREMGDRLEHPDTGEMVQWTVFLISYWGDQIGQKVKKICDCFRTQTFAYPDSTAEREEILQGLQGRIEDIKSVLAQTEAFLQQLLMRAVAVLPQWKVRVQKCKAVQMVLNLCSPSVTDKCLIAEAWCPVAKLPELQSALREGGRKSGSGVDSFYNRLPSSTPPPTLFPLNSFTAGFQNIVDAYGVASYREVNPAVYTIITFPFLFAVMFGDVGHGLLMTLAALWMVLEEKDPKLKSCNNEIWKMMFGGRYLILLMGLFSVYTGAVYNECFSRGLSTFSSSWHVGPMFEKNLWNSSVLAGNQYLALNPNVTGVFTSPYPFGIDPIWGMSNNKLTFLNSYKMKMSVIIGVIHMTFGVCLSFFNYWHFRQISSVFFVLIPELLFMLCLFGYLVFMVVFKWIAYTPAQSRIAPSILIHFIDMFLFSDNPDNPVLYTGQLVVQKVLVVLALCCVPVLLLGKPTCEYMAFRRRQRQVGEDRRPLVADDGSINTRQGEVEGGSAEEEEFDVADVFMHQAIHTIEYCLGCISNTASYLRLWALSLAHAQLSEVLWVMVMRMALKWQGYVGSAVLFVIFAFFAVLTVSILLVMEGLSAFLHALRLHWVEFQNKFYSGSGYKLSPFCFSSLINASAAI, encoded by the exons ATGGGTTCCATGTTTCGCAGTGAAGAGGTGTGCCTGGTGCAGCTTTTCCTTCAGTCCGGCTCGGCCTACAACTGTGTCAGTGAGCTGGGAGAGCTGGGCCTGGTTGAGTTCAGAGAT TTAAATCCGAATGTGAACGCCTTTCAGAGGAAGTTTGTTGGCGAGGTTAGACGATGCGAGGAACTTGAGAAAACATTTA CCTTCCTCGAGCAGGAGATCAATCGCTCCCTATCTCCACCCATGAAGggtcctctccctcctccatgcCCGACACCTTTGGCCCCTCAGCCCCGTGAACTCATCACCatagaggaggagagtgagaggcTGGCCAGGGAGCTCAAAGAG GTGTCCAGAAACAGAGACAGCCTTCGGGCTCAGCTGACTCAGCTCTGTCAATACAGAGGAGTCCTGACCaagacacactctctcacagCCTCACAG GCACCACCTCCTGTATTGGAAAGCCAAGGCCTGTTTGATAACCGCCAAGATGTCCACCTCAG TTTTGTGGCAGGAGTGGTCCATCCTTGGAAGGTCCCCTCATTTGAACGGTTGTTATGGCGGGCGTGTCGCGGTTACATAATCGTGGATTTCAGAGAAATGGGCGATCGACTCGAGCATCCAGATACG GGGGAAATGGTGCAGTGGACAGTGTTCCTCATCTCCTACTGGGGAGATCAGATCGGACAGAAAGTCAAGAAGATATGTGATTG CTTTCGCACACAGACATTTGCTTACCCCGACAGCactgctgagagagaggagatccTCCAGGGACTTCAAGGCAGAATTGAAGATATCAAATCA GTGTTGGCACAGACCGAGGccttcctgcagcagctgctgatgcGTGCGGTGGCTGTGCTGCCCCAGTGGAAGGTGCGGGTGCAGAAGTGTAAGGCGGTCCAGATGGTACTGAACCTCTGCAGCCCCTCCGTCACTGACAAATGCCTGATCGCTGAGGCCTGGTGTCCCGTTGCCAAGCTGCCTGAGCTGCAAAGCGctctgagagagggaggg AGGAAGAGTGGCAGTGGGGTCGACTCTTTCTACAACCGCCTGCCTTCTTCCACCCCTCCACCTACCCTGTTTCCCCTCAACTCTTTCACAGCTGGTTTCCAAAACATTGTTGATGCCTATGGAGTGGCCAGCTACCGTGAAGTCAATCCAG CGGTGTACACCATAATTACATTCCCCTTCCTGTTTGCTGTCATGTTTGGGGATGTGGGTCATGGTTTACTGATGACTCTGGCTGCCCTCTGGATGGTCCTTGAGGAGAAGGACCCCAAACTCAAGAGCTGCAACAATGAG atCTGGAAGATGATGTTTGGAGGACGGTATCTGATTCTGCTGATGGGACTGTTCTCTGTCTACACGGGCGCTGTTTACAACGAGTGCTTCAGCAGGGGCCTCAGTACTTTCAGCTCATCGTGGCACGTCGGCCCCATGTTTGAGAAGAATTTAtggaa TTCATCTGTCCTGGCAGGGAACCAGTACTTGGCCTTGAATCCTAATGTGACTGGTGTTTTCACCAGCCCCTATCCATTCGGCATTGACCCA ATCTGGGGGATGTCCAATAACAAACTAACTTTCCTTAACTCGTACAAGATGAAGATGTCAGTCATCATTGGTGTCATTCACATGACTTTTGGAGTCTGCTTGTCATTCTTCAACTACTG gcaCTTTCGCCAGATAAGCAGTGTCTTCTTTGTGCTGATCCCTGAGCTGCTCTTCATGCTGTGTCTGTTTGGCTACCTGGTGTTCATGGTTGTCTTCAAGTGGATCGCCTACACTCCCGCCCAGTCTAGAATCGCTCCCAGTATACTTATTCACTTCATAGACATGTTCCTCTTCTCAGACAACCCAGATAACCCAGTGCTCTATactggacag CTTGTAGTGCAAAAGGTCCTGGTGGTGCTGGCCCTGTGCTGTGTCCCAGTCCTCCTGCTAGGGAAGCCCACGTGTGAATACATGGCATTCAGGAGAAGACAACGTCAAGTG GGGGAAGACAGGCGTCCGTTGGTGGCTGACGACGGCTCAATCAACACTCGccagggggaggtggagggaggatctgctgaggaggag GAGTTCGATGTCGCAGATGTGTTCATGCATCAGGCCATCCACACCATTGAGTACTGCCTGGGCTGCATCTCCAACACCGCCTCTTACCTCCGACTCTGGGCTCTCAGCTTGGCACACGCAC AGCTGTCAGAGGTGCTGTGGGTGATGGTGATGCGAATGGCCCTGAAGTGGCAGGGCTATGTGGGATCTGCAGTCCTCTTTGTGATATTCGCCTTCTTTGCTGTGTTGACCGTCTCCATCCTGCTGGTAATGGAGGGACTCTCGGCTTTCCTGCATGCGCTCCGTCTGCACTG GGTGGAGTTTCAGAACAAATTCTACAGCGGATCAGGCTACAAGCTGAGCCCTTTCTGTTTCTCATCTCTGATCAATGCATCAGCTGCTATATGA
- the LOC139207610 gene encoding uncharacterized protein → MQKCIKSHYRNYGENYEHNIPENGSVLEFYPRGAPPEAMPVVLWNRTDPETSNSGRGRLLRSGKVWVAERVTQADQGNYTVKDSKGKVLSRSTLTVRGHSFNVTRFTKESLNLPLFLPIPHAHLIFTPTRYPDESSLGPFDPKPPRGPVQLIREGHITDHDMRYRGLISLGRNGTINEVIIARLTSRHDGVYEIRDGDGNLVSSTLLQVIEKGGRWRALLKSITVPSGMFVSLAGFILFMKRYPNCSLSQIIAGLRANRTPPANPPRVNIQDYSQPSPQPAAFYSHCQQPGTPRKWTPRASPTHNGYSPVRVGTPRAHNQEAHRLAAENSPTHNATAEDTSNEEERRISFSVPGASDCLHSSEECVQFKIKKNKDKERSNNSQEYFSTLPLDVDSSESCSVYTSDKLNFL, encoded by the exons ATGCAAA AGTGCATTAAGTCTCACTACAGAAACTACGGGGAGAACTATGAACACAACATCCCTGAAAATGGCTCCGTGTTGGAGTTTTATCCTCGGGGTGCTCCACCTGAGGCCATGCCAGTTGTACTGTGGAACCGCACAGATCCTGAAACCAGCAATTCGGGCCGGGGGCGACTTCTGAGGAGTGGGAAGGTCTGGGTGGCCGAGAGAGTGACCCAAGCGGATCAAGGGAACTACACTGTGAAAGACAGCAAGGGGAAGGTCTTGTCCCGCAGCACCCTCACTGTCCGCg GCCACTCCTTCAATGTCACCCGCTTTACCAAGGAGTCTCTAAACCTGCCCCTCTTTCTCCCTATTCCTCATGCCCACCTCATTTTTACCCCCACCCGCTATCCTGATGAATCCTCTTTGGGCCCTTTTGATCCCAAGCCCCCCCGTGGCCCTGTGCAGCTGATCCGCGAGGGCCACATAACTGACCACGACATGCGCTACAGGGGTCTCATCTCACTTGGCAGGAATGGCACCATCAATGAGGTTATCATAGCACGGCTGACCTCCAGGCATGATGGGGTGTATGAAATCAGAGACGGGGATGGCAACCTGGTATCCTCCACCTTATTGCAGGTCATCG AGAAGGGAGGCAGGTGGCGAGCACTTCTCAAGTCCATCACTGTCCCCTCTGGCATGTTTGTATCACTGGCTGGTTTCATCCTCTTCATGAAGAGATACCCCAACTGCAGCCTGTCACAGATCATCGCTGGCCTCAGAGCAAACCGCACGCCACCAGCCAACCCTCCCAGGGTCAACATCCAG gaCTACAGCCAGCCCAGCCCTCAGCCCGCAGCCTTCTACAGTCACTGTCAGCAGCCTGGAACACCAAGAAAATGGACTCCAAGAGCCAGTCCTACTCATAAT GGTTACAGTCCTGTTAGGGTAGGAACCCCGAGAGCTCACAACCAGGAAGCTCACAGATTGGCAGCTGAGAACTCCCCAACTCATAATGCAACTGCTGAG GACACATCTAATGAGGAAGAAAGACGGATTTCCTTTTCGGTGCCCGGGGCTTCAGACTGCCTCCACTCTTCTGAGGAATGTGTCCAATTCAAGatcaagaaaaataaagacaaagaaagatcAAACAACTCACAAGAGTACTTTTCCACACTGCCACTAGACGTGGACAGCTCTGAGTCCTGCAGTGTTTACACTTCGGACAAACTGAACTTCTTATGA
- the LOC139207515 gene encoding uncharacterized protein: protein MLLLSMTVCCILFGSSAGVTLKDACYGRGLFLPHDYAPPIFNGQIYLTPNNQGSKRLLMDNGEVKDPRIIVSHGTIYFKDLTEQDEGMFSISFNEDRPHDIIKLKIMACVDRTFKTDYGAKYFFHAPDRTEFLEFTPSQSVDQPKVLWNRTDPQIHKESKGQMRGNVWEISSVTQADSGYYNFRDKDNALLFRIQFTVTVNQKRYVAKVNEKLVIQNPWVVAPWTVTFLPEGETEGTTVMKDGKVVTEDDGMSGPKHFKGRIGVVHNGIAIDPVENTDFGSFEFRDPQGNLAQAVKVEVIREHLPTFVYVISIIIIVVAVVLCSCYVKKYCCKKSSSKKDQPAPQTAAASAVYYHDQNQPAGPTYSATPGPACSYQPMKPQVPPVAVSAEPETTSLEAPAGVIQRFSNCEVPPQGAWESCRGETGGRNTV, encoded by the exons ATGTTACTACTGTCCATGACTGTGTGCTGCATCTTATTTG GTTCGTCTGCTGGTGTGACATTAAAAGATGCGTGCTACGGCCGTGGTTTGTTCTTGCCACATGATTATGCACCACCTATTTTCAATGGACAGATATACTTAACTCCGAATAATCAAGGATCCAAGAGACTACTGATGGATAATGGGGAG GTAAAAGACCCACGCATCATAGTTTCCCATGgtacaatttattttaaagatttgaCTGAACAAGATGAAGGAATGTTTTCCATCTCATTTAATGAGGACAGACCACATGACATCATCAAACTGAAGATTATGG catgtgTCGACAGGACGTTCAAGACAGATTATGGTGCTAAATACTTCTTCCATGCTCCTGATCGGACCGAATTTCTGGAGTTCACTCCTAGTCAAAGTGTGGACCAGCCAAAGGTCCTGTGGAATCGCACGGACCCTCAGATCCATAAGGAAAGCAAAGGACAGATGAGGGGTAATGTCTGGGAGATTTCCAGTGTCACTCAGGCAGACAGCGGCTACTACAACTTCCGAGACAAAGACAACGCCTTACTGTTCAGGATACAGTTCACAGTAACAG TGAACCAAAAGCGTTATGTTGCAAAGGTGAACGAGAAGCTTGTCATCCAAAATCCTTGGGTCGTTGCGCCGTGGACTGTGACTTTTTTGCCTGAGGGGGAAACAGAAGGAACTACAGTGATGAAGGACGGCAAAGTTGTCACAGAAGATGACGGGATGTCAGGGCCTAAACATTTTAAAGGGAGGATTGGGGTCGTGCATAATGGCATAGCGATTGATCCTGTGGAAAACACAGACTTTGGCTCCTTTGAGTTCAGAGATCCGCAAGGCAACCTGGCCCAGGCTGTGAAGGTGGAGGTAATCCGCG AACATCTTCCTacatttgtttatgttatttctattattattattgtcgtCGCGGTGGTTTTGTGCAGTTGCTACGTGAAAAAATACTGTTGTAAAAAGAGCTCTTCTAAAAAGGACCAGCCTGCTCCTCAGACTGCTGCAGCATCTGCTGTGTATTACCAT GATCAGAACCAACCTGCAGGCCCAACATACTCTGCCACACCTGGTCCAGCGTGCTCTTATCAACCAATGAAACCCCAGGTTCCTCCAGTGGCTGTTTCTGCAGAACCTGAAACTACCTCCCTTGAGGCACCGGCAGGTGTTATTCAAaggttttcaaactgtgaggTGCCTCCCCAGGGTGCATGGGAGAGTTGTAGAGGGGAAACAGGAGGCAGAAATACTGTGTGA
- the prpf19 gene encoding pre-mRNA-processing factor 19: MSLFCAISNEVPEHPCVSPVSNQVFERRLIEKYIAENGTDPMNGQPLSEEQLVDIKVSHPIRPKAPSATSIPAILKSLQDEWDAVMLHSFTLRQQLQTTRQELSHALYQHDAACRVIARLTKEVTAAREALATLKPQAGLVAPQAVPASQPAAAGAGGEPMEISEQVGMTPEIIQKLQDKATILTTERKKRGKTVPEELVRAEDLSKYRQVASHAGLHSASVPGILALDLCPSDTNKVLTGGADKNVVVFDKNEEQIVATLKGHTKKVTSVIYHPSQSVVFSASPDTTIRVWSVTGGNCVQVVRAHEAGVTGLSLHATGDYLLSSSEDQYWAFSDIQTGRVLTKVTDESAGCALTCAQFHPDGLIFGTGTADSQIKIWDLKERTNVANFPGHSGPVTSIAFSENGYYLATGAQDSSLKLWDLRKLKNFKTITLDNNYEVKSLVFDQSGTYLAVGGSDIRVYICKQWSEVLNFTDHTGLVTGVAFGENAQFLTSAGMDRSLKFYSL; the protein is encoded by the exons atgtctttgttttgtgcAA TCTCCAACGAGGTGCCGGAGCATCCGTGCGTCTCTCCGGTGTCCAACCAGGTGTTTGAGCGCCGGCTGATCGAGAAGTACATCGCAGAGAATGGGACGGACCCGATGAACGGACAACCCCTGTCTGAGGAGCAGCTCGTAGATATCAAAG tGTCTCATCCTATTAGACCAAAGGCACCATCAGCAACAAGCATTCCTGCCATTCTCAAGTCCCTTCAGGATGAGTGG GATGCTGTTATGCTTCACAGCTTCACCCTgcggcagcagctgcagacgaCTCGCCAAGAACTCTCACACGCCCTCTACCAACATGATGCCGCCTGCAGAGTCATCGCTCGACTCACCAAAGAGGTCACTGCTGCGAGAGAAG CTCTTGCCACACTCAAACCCCAAGCTGGCTTGGTTGCCCCTCAGGCGGTGCCTGCCTCGCAGCCCGCTGCAGCG GGTGCTGGTGGAGAGCCTATGGAGATTAGCGAACAGGTGGGAATGACCCCAGAGATCATCCAGAAG CTTCAAGACAAAGCTACTATCCTCactacagaaagaaagaag agaggaaaaactgtgCCAGAGGAGCTGGTTAGGGCTGAGGATCTTAGCAAATACCGCCAAGTGGCCTCGCATGCT GGTCTTCATAGCGCCAGTGTCCCTGGTATTCTGGCTCTGGATCTGTGTCCTTCAGACACCAACAAAGTTCTCACCG GTGGAGCTGATAAGAACGTGGTGGTGTTTGACAAGAACGAGGAGCAGATTGTGGCAACACTCAAGGGTCACACCAAGAAGGTCACCTCTGTCATTTACCATCCATCCCAG TCCGTGGTCTTCTCTGCGTCTCCGGACACCACCATCCGTGTGTGGTCCGTCACCGGGGGCAACTGTGTCCAAGTGGTGCGTGCCCATGAGGCAGGTGTCACTGGACTCTCCCTACATGCTACCGGGGACTACCTGCTCAGCTCCTCCGAGGATCAG TACTGGGCTTTTTCTGATATCCAGACTGGTAGGGTCCTCACCAAAGTCACTGATGAGAGCGCTGGCTGTG CTCTCACCTGTGCTCAGTTCCACCCCGATGGTCTCATTTTTGGCACTGGGACGGCCGATTCCCAGATCAAGATCTGGGATCTGAAGGAGCGCACCAACGTGGCCAACTTCCCCGGCCACTCTGGCCCCGTCACCTCCATTGCTTTCTCTGAGAATGGATACTATCTGGCCACAG GTGCCCAGGATAGCTCTCTGAAGCTGTGGGATCTGAGGAAACTGAAGAACTTCAAGACTATCACTCTGGACAATAACTATGAG GTGAAGTCCCTGGTGTTTGATCAGAGCGGTACCTACCTGGCTGTAGGAGGGTCTGACATCCGTGTCTACATCTGCAAGCAGTGGTCTGAGGTCCTGAACTTCACAG ACCATACAGGATTGGTGACTGGAGTGGCCTTTGGAGAGAACGCTCAGTTCCTGACCTCTGCAGGAATGGACAGAAGTCTCAAATTTTACAGTTTGTag